The sequence caacCATTATTTGCCTCAAGAAGAAGCatttcaaattatattaaaataaaaaaataatcaccGTTATGATGGCTATTGTAATGGTGTTATGCAGAAAGTAATGGGCAAAGAAgggaaattaaaaatttatatttctaTTCACTTTTCATtggataaaaatattattttatggaCCAAACAATTACCTTTGGAGGGAACTTGGATGCAAACAAattcaacttaaaaaaaaaactattttatttAAAGACAAGTATAAGCAAAAACAACGGCCATTATCTTTTTCTCCCATATTAAATATAATGTAATGGGAGGGCATCGAAACCTTTATATTGCTTATAATACCATAATTTAAAACCTTGGCATAGATCAAAGATATTACAAcattttcatcatttatagtcATATATTGtagaatgaaaaaataaaattacaaaaacGAACACAACAAGCAACATGCTGATAAATTTGACAAACCTAACAAGAGCTACTTGTGGTAAGCATTACAAATGATGTGATGTGATTCATTTCTGTCAAAAAACTAATGCTTTTCAGCAGTTTCATTCTAATCTTTTTAGGTGTTACAGTTCAGGCTATATATTCTGTAATTTGCATGTGACCAAACCAGATGCTAAAGCGACCCAGAAAGTTAAAGATTAGGGAAACCATATACTGCTATAAGGTTGTGGAGGGTACATGATAGAAATCCTCTTCTCAAAGTTTCTATATTTCAGAGTATTAAACCAAACTAGGAGCAATTACCAAATTTACGTAGATAAGTACACCAAAAAAAGATCTTTTAAAGGATGCTCAACACTTGTAAGTTGTCGCAAGATGTTAATGATCCTTAAATTAAGCATAAATGAAAAGGCAGTAAAATATCACTCACGATTTTCCATCGCCAAATTTCCACCAGTCTGGTTCGTACCATTTGTGGTTCCTGGATAAATATAGAGATCAATATTTGATAAATATGAAAAAGAAACCAACTTCCTTAATACTAATCTCGAAGAAAAAGTATCAATGACTCAAAAAAACTAACTACTCACGACTGGGAGAAAACTTCGCCAGATTTCATGCATCCCATATAAACGCGGGGCTTGTCCCAATGAGTTGCAAGCATTGCTCCCAAAGCatctagaaagaaaaaaagagttcGAAAGAAAGAAGAGTTATTATAATATCAAATACCTTCAAAAATATTTCAGGATGCGTATATGCCCACACTTGCAGTTCACTTATTCATTCTATAGCAAGGTTGGTGATACTGTTGCAAACTGTCCGGTTCACTTGAAGCCCTCTCTTCTCTAAGATGCCAGAACAGGGGCTTCGGTacctttatatatattttttgaaatttttaaagtGAAGTCGGCAGCAATTTccaacttcattttttttaaaaaaaaattaaagtgaCTGTTGACCTCGTTCTATAGTGTACCATAAATGGATGAAGACAGTATATAACATTAATATGCCAAAAAGCTACTTTAAGCATGTCAGACTGTCATTTGTCAGCATCATCACTCTATATTATTATCATCAGGGAACATTTGGTAGATAATTTATAGCACTTACAGACAATTTTCTATATTACCTTAAGACTCAACCAAGGAAGACTAATTTATCTATATCCACATAACTTGTTgatttttcatgattttattaCAACACAGGgcaaattttgattttgatgtgGATCCACAAATTTTTATGCATCAGACATCAGATTTCTAAAATATAACAAAACTATCGTGACAGCAAGTCAGTTTAAGGTTCAATCTAATTTTTAGTAGTTATAGGCATGATATATGTTGGCATTAGTGAGATGAACCGAATTGTTCTTACAGTgtattgaccaaaaaaaaatgccAGTGTAAGTCATCCAGAACATGTTAAGGACAATTCTTACCGATGTTGACATAAACATCATCATTGACCTTAGCATAGAACTCAGCATCCCAGGTGTCTGCAGCATGAGCGAAAAACCGCTTTGTCTTTTTTGGACGTTCTTCTGGTACTTCAATATGATTATCCTATTGGAGATTAAATAATATAAGCCAGTCTGAGCCGTCCAAAGAAAGAGACATAGGTTATATCAAAGTCAATTTGTGGAATTTTTCCACTAAAAATTCTCTACTTAAAACAAACAGCTTACTAGCTCACAGGCTTCTCTAACTTGTCAAACAAATAACCACAACATAAACTGAAGCTCAGCCATAGTTTACTACATGATATTAAAGATGTGTCCAAGACATAGATTCGAGGTGTGTCTAATAATAATGGATAAAAACAAAATGTGACGCATGTTTTGATTTCTTAACAAGTTCAAGGTCCTAAAAATATCATCATGAAGTTATGATACACAGAATACGaagtgagaaaaagaaaaaaaaaagttaacaaTAAGGAGATCCAGCAAGCAAAACCTTGTAAAAAATTCCTACTACAAGAAAACAGAAGACTATAAGATCCTGCCAAACAAATAGGGCTGTCCTCTGTTGCGATAATAATGTTATTCTTTAGTGTTATCTAGGTGCTAAACACTATTATATAAAATCATCAATGTTACAACAAAAAAACACATTTCATCATCCATTTATTGAAGCTACTAGATTCTCCTACAACCAATTAAAAGTATTTTCCATCTCGTCACATGTCTCAGAGCAGTTAGCACAACCACTTAACAATCACTGATTTCTTTGACACAAGTACACGCTACACATGGCTGGTTAATTAGCATATTTGATGGTTGCATGTTGTAATTTCAACTTTATTAAACAATACAAATATCATGATCCTTGGCAAACCTCCGCGAAGTCCCTCAAGTAAGTTGTTGGTAAACAGTCTATTTCGCACAATTAATTTCAAAGTTGGCTTGGAGCTACTTTAATTGTGCTTGAGCTAGCCTTGGCTATTATAGAGCGAGCTCGAGCCTTCCTTTTCAGCTCAGATTGTAATATTATATACAACTAAGTCACATTAGAAAACAGCTTAGTTCAATATTCATAATGGATATGTTCTCATTCTTGGTTTTGTTCTCCCATAAAAAAGCAATCATTGTAAAAAGTTACACGCTTAAAAATTAAAAGTTATCTTGTAGTTTAAATAGCCATTTCCTATTTGGTTCCTTAATTCAAAAATACAACATAAGGTATATCTCTCCACAGAACAAACTGTTGTAATTCTTTTATAGGACTATCAGCACATATATGAGTTAGAAAGATAAATTGCAGGAAGCTTGAAGGAGTAAGCAAACAAACAAGAATGTGAGAGATGTGAATAACAATCAAGGAAATTGTGAAGAAAGTGTCAAGAGAGCAAACAAACATACAAGAATGATGAAATCCTTAGTATGCATATTTTCATCATCAATTGCCCCGTCAAAACTGTCTCCTCTATTTGCACTGCAAgtcagcaacaaaaaaaaaaatcagaaaaagttTCCCCTGGAATCTTTTTGATATGTTATTTTAACACAAAATAAGACCTTCTTCCTATCACAAATCGTACTAGGACACCTTTCTCTTCCTCCAACTTTTTCAATGCAGGACCTGTGCAAAGTCAAAGATCAGACAAAGCATTTGATTTGGCAAAATAGATAACTTTTAAAATCATGCATCATTTTAGCATTCATAAAGCTCTTAATGTTTCTTGAAACGTGTGGCTCATATCAATTCATATATTTCACTATATACTTctgaaatgaaaatatattttacataTGAACCGAACAGCAAATAATAATGATATCATATGCATGAAAGTGATTATGTGCTTTCCCATAGCTGTTAACTGGATTAATCAAGATTATTGGGAGGCTGACATCAAATTGGCAGAAAACAACTCGATCTGCTTATAAAACTTTCTCTTGATAGGACGAGGTTTGGAGGTGGCGGTTAGTTGGAACATGGAAGTGATTATATTGACAACAGAACACAATATAAATGCAGCAACAACTAGAGATGTATATGTGagagaaaaaattaaattaaaggaGATACAAACATAAATTGTCCCTTACAGAGGGGATGGTATGGGTTCCAATAGACAGTTTGGTCTGGCATAGACCTCCCGCATTCTCATAATTTAACTCATAAAAACAACTACCAAACAGTACCCACATTGCACAAAGGTTTGTCCACCATAACTGGTATAATGTATTCGCAGTGAAACAATAATATATTTTCATACAAACATACAGAAGTATAACTCAATTAAATTTAACATAAAAGCAATCAATTGCTTTTCCAAATTTAGGTCTGGTTGAGTGGATCTCCACTCAGATAAGGTCAGGTTATAATTGGAGAATGGGCATCCAACATCGATATCTAAGTTATTGGATATGATCTTCCACACCAAAAATCATGCGATTTGAGACCCCTTAGACTATGCATCAAATGGTCAAAAAGAATGTATTATTTCGTACTATTTAAATTGTTCCTTTTTTGACAACTTGATGCATAGTCTAGGGGTCTCCAAATTACACATTTTTAGTGTATAAGTAGTTCAGAGATAGTAGATTACACCAATCGCTCGGATTATCGATGCTGAACCTCCAATCATGacttgaccaaatttgagtggAGATCCGCTCGATAGGATCCTAGACAAccttttattattattcatTACAACTAGTAGGAGTAGCAGCACTACTTCTAAAATATAGGAAGCAGAAAGCGGTCCatttctttcatggagaatctcAAAAGAAGAGAGGGCAAGCACTGTACCAGTTGGAAGCCACGACCTCCGAATCACATCCCTATTGTTCTTCCGCCCAAATTCCGTGATGACTCCTATAACAGCCATCAGCCTTCTCCTATTATTAGTCCCATTAGTCTCAGAAGAGTAACTCCCAACAAAACCTTCATGCCTCGCTGCAGCCAGCTCCATCTCAAGTGCTGCTAATCGCTTATGCTGGTGCCTGAGAATTAAAATATCTACGTTCAAGTcctattcaaaaattcaaatcatTCGGATCTGCTCTCATTCTACCCAAAAAATTGGTATATGAAGGCAACTTACCTGCAAGCTACTACCTTCAGTGTATCATCAACTGATATAGCGGACTGCGCCTGAAACAGAGATAAAAGCTCAGATCTCCTCGATGCTATTACCCACAGGGTAAAGACAACTGCCCAAGCTCAGAAGTTCATGCACTGAGATCATGCCTTTTCTAGGAGACTTGATGTAAAAATTTAAACGATCTACATGAAAGAAAAGCATCAAGAACTAGATGCTGTACCTAAGCTCAAAATTTTACTTCAATCACACATGGACATCGTATCATCGCACAAGAATCCATGTAACATTCAAAATTTAATAGCAGTTTGCGTCAAGAAAAGCATCAAGAATCGAATATACTCCACAAAACCCTAACCGGATTGAAAACAAGAAGAGATGCGAAAACACGACTCAAGAAAAACGAAAAGGACTACCTGGCCGGTCCTCCGATCGAGTTCTGTAATGAGATAAACCCTATTTTCTGCGTCCTGCCATAGACTaataccaaaaaagaaaaagattaaaGATTGCACTTAAATTCGAATAAGTAATTCTTTAAACGCAGGCGCGCAACTCTAATTCTGGCGATGAAGAACCCTAAAATTCCTTCAAGAAcccgaaaaagaagaagaaaaagcgaTCGATGGAGGGAGAGAGGCGTCTCACCGGCCGGCGACGTAGAAGGAGGCCATGGTGGCGAACATTGCGAGCATCACCGAGGAGATCCGAGAGCGAAGAAACAGCCCCCGCAGGCGGTGGCCCGATCCTCGGCTCTGCATCTtgtcttcctccctccctccctcgatGACCCAATAATCCTCACACCATTCTCCCCAATTCTGTGATTTGATCTATTGGGAGCGGTGGCTTAGAGAGAgagccggaggaggaggagagagaaggtTGGTCGATGGAAACGAACGACGTCTCAACCGATCTCGGCAGCGATCCCAAGGAATGAAAGCATGGAGGGGAGGATGGGGGTTTATTTTTGATTAGGACAAGAAAGACGGACTTATTTGAAGATggataagaaaaatgagaagACCCGTAAGACCCGTCTGACGGTGATCGGCCAACGAGGGCCGTCTCGATCCCCTGTCACCGTGTATtttgaaagagaaaaataaaacccacatatataatatatacaataaattataaaaactcTGATGAAATTTGggtttattatatttatatctagCTGGTGGTAAAACCTATGCTTATCTGATTAAATTAATAGTATTAgtaaaactatttattttatataaaaaatcaaaattattcttgaagaaaaaaaagcttatatctttagatgactatcatgccatttaaaattattttactcatttctcaattttttttgatatagcATACgggttttatttaaaattaacagtttgattaatattatgttaagttATAATTTAAAATGTTAGATAAAAATGAACTCTACGGAGGTACGAGTGGGTTCTCCAAACTATTGAATATAAATGTACTTCTTATCATGGAGGGtcatttttataatttactctaatatatATTACCTATTCTATATCTCGATGGTGGAGAGTGCCCATGATTTGAATCCATAGTTGCTGAACAGAGGGTTATTGCAATGGGACAAGTCTCAATTTCATATTTAGGGCAATGCCCCATGTGACATTGTGCGTAGAGAGTTTTGAATTTGAGCTGCATGTATCCTGTATTTagagaaaatttaaatatttccaTAAAATGGGATATTACGAGTTAAGTTCAGCTTGGTATAAAAGTGCTTCATATTTTATCTTCTATGAAAAAAGAAGAATGCAGCGAGATCGAGCAGGCCATTAGATAAAGGTTGGATGGATGGCATGCTATGATGGGGATAGTGACTTTGGTGAGATAGGTTCTTAGCTCGACGCCGATCTATTTGTTGTCCTACACCGCTTTGCCAAAGGCCCCTCTAGCGAAAGCGGAGTAATTGTTTAGGAACTTCATATGGGGTGTGCAGGATGGAAGGGACTTCATCTTATTGCTTAGGAGGTGGTTTGCCAGCCTTGAGGCACTGGAGTTTGGGTATTTGTTCTTTGCTGATGAAAAGGGAAGCTATGGCAGCTAGGCATGTCATCCGGTTCTTACTTGAGCTGGATGGCCTATGGAGTTCTTAATGAGGGCTAACTATGACGATCGAACCATGGCGTCGGATTTTCAGATAGGCCGGCACAGTTCATTCATCTAGCGGGAGATGTGCAATTGGGCTCCGCAAGTGACCTCTCGGATTAGGTGGGTAGTCAGCGATAGCCAGTCGATCGATGTCCTGAATGATACCTGGGTGTAAGATCTTTCTATTTGATTGTGGCCCACTATGGTTGATGTGGAGAGCTCCAGCCTTAGGGTGTGCAACCTCTTCATTTTCGAGGAGTGAAGATGGGATGCAGCGAAGGTCATGCAGGTTTTCGAGGCTCAGTTGATAGAGATGAATTTAGCCATGTCGGTTCCCAGGGGGAGGGCCTCATAGAAGGATTTGGAGTACGACGTGCAGATTCAAGGCAAGAGCCGCTGATCTTGGGAAGATGTATAGAGCTGAAGTGTCTCGGTCGATGGATGGCAGCTAGTTGTGGAAGCTCCGTGTTCATTTCTAGGTTGCCTTGTTTTTGTAGAAGGTTATATGGGGTTGCTTTCCGACCAGGGAGTGGGGCGTGAAGCTCCACCCTACCTGTGATGGATGCCTAAATGTAGAGGAGTTTATTGAGCATGTCATGTTTAGTTGTCCAAGGGTAGTCCAGGTGTGGCAGCTAACCAGATCCAACTGGTGATAGGGGGAGGGCCTATATCGATCCAATCCCTCCTCAATTCAAATtctaaagaaggaaaaaaagatttCAATAGATCCATAGATGGAATTTAGACCAAGATTAAAATGGGCTTTAAGAAGAAAACAAGCTAAGCATGTTAATGGGTCTAATACTTATATGAAATCCAGCCTAATTCTGCTAGATTATCTAAACAAGCCTTAAAGAGATGTCCCCTGTTGGTTGATAATGGAGCTAATCGAAAGCTAATGGCACAAAGGCAACTTATAGCTCTTTGCATTCCTTTCATACATGTTGCAACTTTCACATTAAGTATCAGTATTTGATTATATATGTTCACTGGCCATCAGCCAATAGCAACACAATTTTTAAGAACAACGATCATaatttaattaatatattttagatTGCAAGCCAAACAACCCCTTATTTATTGTTCTTTCTAAATTAGCTCAAGTAAAGGCGTCTTCTTCAAATCATCAATTTGTAGTCCTCGATAATCTAAAATACTGCATCTATTTTCTTCATTAAAGCATATCAGAGCGAATGCATACAAAAAATTTTGTATCTCCACTAAATTAATACCTAATTACAGGTAAGTAACACAAGGTCACAAGCTTCTCAAGTCAACTACTTGTAAGTTGCAGCTAATCACTCATGAGTTGTAGAATGTGATAAAAAGGGGCTACAATTGTTGTGGTTTATTCACTCCAAAACAACTGGAATTTTTAACTCCTTTGTAGATAATTTTAatccctcctctttttttcaaCGCAATTTTGTGGACACTCATACAAATTCGTTTTTGCATGGCTTAGTGTGACTGTTATTTTATTTGCTTCAAGTCATCAAAAATGTCCTTTCAACTCGTAACGTAGTTCTTTCTTCCCTTAGCTCCCATTCCCGGAATAAGGCAACAAATGTAGCTCCGTGCCGCTAAAATATCTATTAAAAAGAGATGAAtgggaggtttttttttttttgatacaacgaCGGCTCATATGTGATGGATGTAAATgcgccaacaaaatcagaaatcaAAATACTATATAAAGACTCTAGCATTGGCCTGTGGTTTCCCTAATCAGCCGCATCATTCGCCTCTCAGTAGACATGCGAAATCTGATGGAAGGCATACTCCTTTAATGGTCTATAAATATTACGGAGCAACGGCCGATCGGCTTTTCAAAGTTGAGGCAAACACAAATATTAAATGTGCTAGTACTAAAAACCAGCTCTATGCCATTTAACAGCTCCATCGTGCTGCTTCAATTAGATAACGCAGGAAACCGCAGCTAATAACGCgaggatattttttttataaaaaaagattttgttatACATAAAAATTAGGAAAAACTCAAGGTCTGCTCCAGTTGGGAGGCCCCagaccatgaagcaacacacaTATAATCTAGATAAACGAAACCTCATGTTCCCATATAggaatatttttcaaaaagttTAGATCACCAGGAACCATGATCGCAATGTTTGACTTATGGTAAGATAAAAACGCACATCAGATTCCCAAGTCTCGGTCAATCACAACCAATTGGTGCATTAGGGTGCGTTAATTTAAATCTAGTTGGATGTGTTAGGTTTGCAGTTGGAATCAGAATGTATTTGAATGAAAATCGAAATAAACATATTTTCTGACGCATTTGGTTTATGATTGGAATCGAAATCAAAATCGAAAAATTAATTAagcagaaaaaatatttttgaagaattaattaaaaatagatgggtatttttttaaaaattattttttgatataaATATAATGGAATGGGATTTAAATTTTGGAAGGTGAATCGAAATTAGATTTTGAGAAATTGGGGTAATTCTCATTGGAATGGAAATGAGAATCTTAAATCAAATAACTGTTGTTTATTCTTGTTCCCATTTTGGATCTAACTTTTTTCAATCAAACatgtttttaattattttaattgatgGATTTTCTCTGAATGTAAGAGGAGAATGCGGTTGCCATATTAGGACCTAAATTGATTCCTTATTTTATTTGAgatgtcatttttttttctttggtacaTTAGAGGGACCAAGCCCAACAAAAAGAAGACGCACTTACGATCCAAGATGGGTACGTTCCTATAAATCAACAAGCGCCAAAAGGGAAAGATTAGGATGTAGGGTGTAGCTGGCTAGGTGGTCCTCATTTGCATAAGCTAACCAAATTGGGAGTTGGCTTCTTTGTTATCCCGAGTGGCCATGAATATCGTGCGTAAAAGACTTAGCCTAAATTATGTGTCACAACCTAGAATCTCACTAAAACAAACTAGCCgaaagtattatttaggtttctcGACCCTATAAGAGTATCCAAAATTTAGTTAGTGCATAGCATCCTCGTCGAGCTAAGAATTCAAATTcatttaaatctaattacaagcacCACAATCGGTCGGTGATCGACTCCTAT comes from Phoenix dactylifera cultivar Barhee BC4 unplaced genomic scaffold, palm_55x_up_171113_PBpolish2nd_filt_p 000121F, whole genome shotgun sequence and encodes:
- the LOC103713488 gene encoding hydroxyproline O-galactosyltransferase HPGT1, whose translation is MQSRGSGHRLRGLFLRSRISSVMLAMFATMASFYVAGRLWQDAENRVYLITELDRRTGQAQSAISVDDTLKVVACRHQHKRLAALEMELAAARHEGFVGSYSSETNGTNNRRRLMAVIGVITEFGRKNNRDVIRRSWLPTGPALKKLEEEKGVLVRFVIGRSANRGDSFDGAIDDENMHTKDFIILDNHIEVPEERPKKTKRFFAHAADTWDAEFYAKVNDDVYVNIDALGAMLATHWDKPRVYMGCMKSGEVFSQSNHKWYEPDWWKFGDGKSYFRHASGEIFVISRALAQFISINRAILRTYAHDDVSVGSWMIGLDVKHINEGKFCCSSSWSSGAICTAVR